AACCCTTGCCTTCTGGGCGGTTCACAAAATGTGGGATATTTGCTTGTGGGCTTGTATAATATCCTGGGCTTAGCAGAATGAATTAAACACCCGTCTACACCATTGAATAATCATTTAAAGTTAGAGAATAAGTGGGATGGTGTGGCTTTCACCAGGGAAAGATTTAGCAAGAACTACACTTACTGGGGATCAACCATATAGGTATAATGGTGTCGTTTTTAGTTATTGTTCCATCTGCAATATAGAGTTCCAGGACAATATGAACTCTAAAGTTTATTGGCATCCAACTGTCTTTATGAATGATGAACATGCTCAATCTTATGTGTGAGCTTTGCTAACTGTTATTAAGCTTCAGGAACTCCATACCTTCATGTACTGATATGCTTTTGATGCTAGCACAGTGCCTGTATGCTGCAAAGGTTTTCAAtcagataaattttatattctgtTACTAAAAAATGCCAAGATAATTGTCTTAATTCttacaatttaaaataaaaaaagatagctTCATCTGGCCACTTCATTGATTTATATTCAACAACCACTCATTTCTTGGTTTCTGATGTCATTTCTGtaacttttttcttatagGGGATTCAAAGCTCTGAAACAAACAGTGAAGCTGTATTATCGACTTGTGAAGTACAAAGAAATGATGGATGCTTATAGGGAGATGCTGACATACATAAAATCTGCCGTGACACGTAACTACAGTGAGAAATGTATAAACAACATAATGGATTTTGTCTCTGGATCAGCTAGTCAAAACTTCTCTCTTCTGCAAGAATTCTATCAGACAACACTGAAAGCACTTGAAGAGGCAAAAAATGAGGTTGGATTCTTGCCTCATCCAAACTTTTATGTACCAAAAGATTGTTCTCAATACATTGTTATTCTTTTCTGTGCAGAGATTATGGTTTAAAACAAATCTGAAGCTTTGCAAAATTTGGTTTGACATGGGGGAGTATGGTCGGATGAGCAAGGTGGTTATACAAGTTTCTCTTGTCAATGGTTTTTCCTTACATATTCTGCAGTGATtactttaattattttgctcTTTAACTTCTTCATGATAGATTCTGAAGGAACTGCATAAATCATGTCAAAGAGAAGATGGTTCTGATGATCAGAAGAAAGGCACACAACTTTTGGAAGTCTATGCTATTGAGATCCAAATGTACACTGAAACAAAGAACAACAAAAAACTCAAGGTAAAACATTTGCCTGCTATTATCTTTTTACATGTGATTCTTCAATGGAAAACAGGTTACTACCCTTCAATATTTTGTATTAGTTGTTTAATTTTGCAGTACTCTAGCTGTATATTTGTTAGAGACCACAGTTTTCTGCTCCCAATACGCAAATGTAAGATAACTTCTCATCCTTTTGCTTATTGCTGTTAAAGCATTTGTTAGATGTACTAAGTGACATGCATTTGCCTACTAACTTCTTGGATAGTTGCTTGTTTcaacaaattatatttaaggTGAGCTGACAAAATAATTTGGGTAGGTCATTATGTGATTGATACCGGGATATTTTCCATTGTATACAATTataatttgcaataatatgCTTATccaaaatcagataatataCTGACTATACACAACTTCCtcgataatttttttggttttctacatctttaaaaaatgaaacttAGAAAGCGCAGCCTGTCTTTTTACATCTCTTGGATATATGTTTGAGCATCGTTAATCGTGTTTAGCCTATTTCATTTCATAGTACTATGTTCATATGTTGATCCATATTGGGTTATACCATGCTAAAATCCTACCATAGGCTGTTTTAAAACGAAATGCACTTTCTGAAGTGAACCTTTGCTGCAGGAACTATATACGAAGGCTCTTTCCATCAAATCAGCAATACCTCATCCAAGAATCATGGGTATAATTCGTGAATGTGGTGGAAAGATGCACATGGCTGAAAGACAGTGGGCAGATGCTGCAACTGATTTCTTTGAAGCATTCAAAAACTATGATGAAGCTGGCAATCCACGGAGAATTCAGTGCCTGAAGTAATCAAATCATCTGCATCTGTTTTCCATCTTAACCTCATATACTGATATATTTAGAACCCcctcatcctttttttttgtactgtttttcagatatcttgttcttgcaaatatgttgatgGAATCTGAAGTGAATCCCTTTGATGGGCAAGAGGCCAAGCCGTAAGACATTTGACTACCCTCTCTTAAATCATGTATCTTCATTTCATGCCACCCTGTAATTCTTTGATGATTTCAGGTACAAAAATGATCCTGAGATCCTCGCCATGACAAACTTGATTGCAGCATATCAGAAGAATGACATAATGGAATTTGAAAAGATCCTAAAGGTCACTGTTCTTAATAGTATCCATTTTGTTATTCTCTGCAATAATTCTAAGCTATTTGTTCTTAAACAGTATCCATTTTGTTATTCTCTGCAATTACTCTAAGCTTTTCATTCTGTTTACtgattctgaatttctgatgtgatttttacattaaaaaactCAGAGCAATAGAAGAACAATAATGGATGACCCTTTCATCCGTAATTACATTGAGGACCTATTGAAGAACATTAGAACTCAAGTTCTGCTCAAGCTTATTAAGCCATATACAAGAATCAGGATTCCATTCATTTCACAGGTGATTATTCTCACTTAAATGTTCATAATAAATTTTGCTGACGAAACTTGATGTGAGTTAAAGATTAAGATTTTTATTATCTTGACGATCTGTCCTTTGCCCAACACCAGGCAATCTGCATTTTCTCTAACACCAGAAGAATACGATAAATTTCCTGTGATAAGTGATAACAAATGCTGTATGAAAATTGTTAGTAACATGGAACCTGGGTATATACCTGTGCTATTTTAGGAAATTGAAAGAAATATGTTTGAAGCTTGATCTTTCTGTTGTTGTGTGCCAAAACTAGGTGATGCCACTTCAATTGAAATCATGTGCGCTTAAAATCACAGTATACCTTATGCTGCTCCTCATGGAGGTCTACTTTTTGTGAAGTCTGCCTTTTTTACAGTGTACATATATCTTAGCATCTATTGTTGTATCAATGCTTTGCATGTAGGAGCTAAATTTCCCAGAAAAGGATGTGGAGCAGCTTTTGGTCTCGCTCATTCTGGATAACCGCATCCAGGGTCACATAGATCAGGTGAACAAGCTACTAGAACGCGGTGACAGGTGCGTATTCCCCATGTTTTTCACAATGTTCTACATGATCGATTTTTCTGAATGTGATCCGATTTGCATTTTGCAGGTCAAAGGGAATGAGGAAATACCAAGCCATAGACAAGTGGAACACACAGCTGAAGTCCATCTATCAAACGGTGTCCAACAGGGTTGGGTGAGGTAGCAGGATGCCTGGGCACCTCTGCCTGCTTGCTTGTTTTTTGTTGTGGTGGGTAAATGCAGCGAGTGTTTTGGTGCGTACATTACACATTTGAGATAGGCTCCTGGATGGGTAAAGAAAAACAACCGTCTGTGTATTAATTAAAACCCGGTACTCCGTTTGGCGGATTATATCCCACTCCTTTTTTGCGCgccatgtaaacattttgTCCTGAACTGAATCTGTCTGCTAACTGGCTACTTCCAACCTCTGaaactatattttcttaaatgtAAACATTTACAGGCTTCAAAATTTACAACATAATTAGTATTCATAGAGTATTGTTTCTCGGACCAACCACCAcacattcaaaattcttccaCTTATTTCCCACTAATCTAATGAAGGATATCATGCTCTTTTCTCCCAGACCATTTCTGATAATGAACTGTTAGAAACGGAGCTAGCATACGAGTAATTTAATCCAGGCATCAATTTAGCTACAAATAACTGCGGAGAACCGAACGTCCGAACGTGccaagttgcaacttgcaagaaGTAGAAAATGTCAGCTGTCTGGGTtataagaagaggaagaacacTTTAAAGTCAGGCAAGCCATCCCCTTCTCCCTTAAAGTGTTTTTATTATCAGGTAATTACAAATTCATGGACAATAAAGTGTTTGATCTAAAAAAACACTCCTATTCATTTCAAGTAGTTCTCAGTTGTTGGTTCTTGTAGATAATGCTTATTTTCCTTGAAAGATTTTCTAGATCATTACTATGACcttttgtgattttgtttattcaatTACTCCCTCacgttttgactttttaaggGTGTAGCCATCCTGTTGGTAATAAGGGTGTACCCATCCTGTTGGTAATCAAACACCATCCATACTTCTGCAGATCCTCATTTTAACCAATATTAATCCGGGTGGTACAATATCTTCTTCTTGTATCGACAATTTGTCAACCACTTCTAAAACTCTGATTTCACCATGCACTCATGACCTTTAAATATTCCATGTTATCATTATGCATGAATAAAATGTTCTTGATTCCATAGGGTGAGTTTGAGAgcgagagaaaaaagaagctGACGAAGATAGCCAAAGCGAGGTGAGCCATtggcacatgattaattgattattaattattttaaacttgtaAATGGATTATATGATTgttaaagcaattttttctatagattaAAAACACATTATTTAGCTGTTATGCGTAGAAAACGTGAGACATTTTGTCCTTTCCCTGCCCGCTGAAATCTCCTTCAGTAAGCATATTGGGTAGGTATATTTCTTCAGCCATTAATGTAACAAAGATTTTGGTAGCACGGAATCAACGAAACAAGAGGTAAACTTCTTATTAGGCATCAACCATCCAATGTTTCATGGTTTGGATAGAAATCAAAGATCGCCTACTTCTAAGTTTTACTTACACAACTGAACAGAACAAGGTACAATACATGAATCCATGCAGATTGGAATCCAGACCTAAACCACACGAGTTTTGGAATTTGTTCTTAATTACACACCATCATATCTCATCCGGTAAGGCAAAAAATGGCTTGAATGTTAGGATGAACCCAATGACACACACCATGTTCAGCATCAGGAACAGGATCTGATCACCTGCATGTAGCATGATGGGTCAGGTAACTAGCATGGCGCACTTGATAATGATGGATCGATTTGCTTGGTATCGTTGCATAAATCTCgaagttgaaaaaaaagatcatcGTGTCATTGGCATGTGGATCTAAGCCTCGCATGTTATTCTAATAGATAATGGTATTTTGCAACTCGTTTATTTCcatgatgatgatatttttaaaaccttttCCCTTTGTAAGATAGAAGTGAAGGCATAGCCATCAACAGTAATGCGAGAAGTACAACATTGCTGGGAAGAGCCATGTGTTTTACCTGGTAATAACAACCCGGTGATGTGCTTCTGAGCCCATGAAAACCTGCAACAAGCCACAATAAGCTGATTGTTtccaagaagaaaaagagaggaagcgTGAACTTCTAACcgtaaaagaaaaattgtactcccttcattccatattataaaactttctggatttgtatagatttatcagcacacaaataaatccAGACAATgacagaaaatattataatatacaaTGGAGGGAATAGTACTTACAAAattcctgctgctgctggagctACGGCTTTGAAGATGGACAT
This is a stretch of genomic DNA from Oryza brachyantha chromosome 1, ObraRS2, whole genome shotgun sequence. It encodes these proteins:
- the LOC102712940 gene encoding COP9 signalosome complex subunit 2, which codes for MGSDADMEDYGFEYSDDEPEEQDVDIENQYYNSKGMVETDPEGALAGFDQVVRMEPEKAEWGFKALKQTVKLYYRLVKYKEMMDAYREMLTYIKSAVTRNYSEKCINNIMDFVSGSASQNFSLLQEFYQTTLKALEEAKNERLWFKTNLKLCKIWFDMGEYGRMSKILKELHKSCQREDGSDDQKKGTQLLEVYAIEIQMYTETKNNKKLKELYTKALSIKSAIPHPRIMGIIRECGGKMHMAERQWADAATDFFEAFKNYDEAGNPRRIQCLKYLVLANMLMESEVNPFDGQEAKPYKNDPEILAMTNLIAAYQKNDIMEFEKILKSNRRTIMDDPFIRNYIEDLLKNIRTQVLLKLIKPYTRIRIPFISQELNFPEKDVEQLLVSLILDNRIQGHIDQVNKLLERGDRSKGMRKYQAIDKWNTQLKSIYQTVSNRVG